In the genome of Chloroflexota bacterium, the window ATGCAGACTGTTGACGACCGCTCCGTTGCCATCCTCGTCGATCATAGCCAGCACAAATGACTGGTCTCCTCCGGTGCGATCAAATGGATTATAACGCACAACGGCCACATGTTGCACGTGGCCTCGCCCGGCTCGTTCGACCCTGGTAGCTGTCTCCCAGGCGTTGGAGGATCGTTCAACTGCCGCCCGCACATTGTCAAGATGGGCATTCAGCACCTGCTCCAGATTGCCACCCTCAGTACCCTGCACCAGTGAGTCATAGCTCTGCTCCAGGGTGCGGAGTCGCCGGGAAAGGGTGAATGACCAGATCAGTGCCAGTAGCGCGGCAACACCGGCCGCGATGGCGATCACAGGGGCATATAAATCAAGCCATGGATTCAAGAGAGTTTTCTCCTTCAAACCGCTCCATCATCTCATGGTCCTCAAGGGACTCCTGAGCAATCCTCAAGAGCGGGGGAACTCGCTCATCCTGGGGTCGCTGGAGCAAAGGGCTAATGGACCGCCGTGACCAGATCCGGTAGATCGTCTCGGCCAACAGTGGCGCGACCGACTTCACTACCACCTTGGCATGGCGCTTATTCGGCGGCACATGGATAGTATTGGTAACAACGAGTTGCTTGATATAATCCAGCCGGTCCAGATGCTCAAGGGCACTGGGAAGAAGCACCGGATGGGTGATCGCCAGGTACATCTCCGGCCTGGCACCGGCATCCAGCAAACCTTCCAGTTGGGTCAGCACACTGCCGCCTGCAATCACATCGTCGAGGACAATCGGAATCTTATCCTTGATATCGCCAACCACGTGGGTGGTGCGCACCTGATCGAATCCCTGCCGCCGCTTGTGCATCAGGGCCAGGGGCAGGCGGAGCAACTCAGCAAAACGACCGGCCAGCTTGGCACGGCCAACATCAGGCGATACAACAACCGCATTCTCGAACCTGGGATCATCGCGGAAATGGGACGCCAGCACTTTGCGAGCTGACAGGGGATCCACCGGGATGTCAAAGAAACCCTGGATCGCCTCGGCATGGATGTCTACATACACCACCCGGCCTGCCCCAAGTTCCTGCATCATTCTTGCCACCACACGCGCGCTGATCGCCTCGCGGCCCATTGCCATGCGTTCCTGCCTGGCGTAAGGAAAGTAGGGAACGACCACGGTCACACTGTGGACCGAAGCCCGGCGGAACGCATCCAGATAGAGCAGTAACTCCATCAAATGATCGTTAACCGGCTCCGGGCAGGGTTGGATCAGAAACACATCATCACCACGAACCAGTTCGTCGAGTTTGACGTGGATTTCGCTGTCCGGCAGGTGAGTGGTCGTGCAATTGCCAAGCGAATCCTGCTTGAGAATCCGTGCAATCTCCTCAGCAAGCGCTCGGTTTGCCGTCCCACTGAAGATGCGAAGAGGATAGTCGGGCATCCGTGGACCTCCTACGCGCCTCGATGTTCAGTGCCACAACTTCTGGCGTAGCCGATTATATGTTATCATCGGAAGCAGGTCAATTCTCTCTCCCAGAAGAAGAGCGTTTCGGATCAGTAGGCGTGCGCGCATGATGGGTCTGTCATCGGCCGTCCGCGGCCAGCGTTCCCTCCGACACAGGAAAGTAAAAGGATGCCTGACACAAAGCTTTTGATCGCAACCCATAACCAGGGCAAGGTACGTGAGTATCGTTCACTGCTTGCCGATCTTCAACTGGAAGTCACCTACCTGGATGCCGAGGGAATCACGCTTGATGTCAAGGAAACCGGTGAGACCTTCGAGGAAAACGCAGTGATGAAGGCACAGGTGTACGCCGAAGCCAGCGGGCTGCTCACCTGGGCAGACGACTCAGGCCTGGAGGTCGACGCGCTGGCCGGCGCTCCGGGTGTTCGATCGGCGCGCTACGGAGCGCCGGCCGCCCGCAGTGACAAGGATCGCTGGCAACTGCTGTTGAAGCGAATGGCGCCTGTACCCGACGACGCCAGAGCCGCTCGTTTTCAGTGCGTGGTCGCGCTGGCGACTCCCCAGGGTGCTGTTCGCACCACCAGTGGCGTCTGCGAAGGACGTATCGGCCGCGCGCCAAGAGGGGACCATGGCTTCGGTTATGATCCGGTATTTCTGGTTGCCGATACCGATTTCCAGCTGACAATGGCGGAGCTACAGCCAGACCATAAAAACCGCATCAGCCACCGGGGGCACGCCGCGCAGGCAGCCAAACAGGTGTTGGTGGAGTTGATTGACAGTGAAAAGGCATCGTCCGGCTGGTAGCCGGACCTACGCCGTCCTCGCATGCCAGAACCGCGTGTCACCAACCGTAGGTCACGCTACCAGCGTGACAGAACCCACCATTCAATAGAAAAAGCCCCGAAGGTTGATCCCTCGGGGCACTGTGTTTGTCAATGAAAGTGGAAATCAGGCCGGGACAAGCTCTGACTGTTTCTCCTGTTCGGCCAGCTCGTCGTAGGAGGTATCCTCCAGTTCAGCCAGGAAACGCTCGGCTTGCATGGCTGCGCCGGCACCTTGGCCTGCAGAGGTCACCACCTGGCGGAAGACACTGTCCTGGACTTCGCCGGCAGCAAACACGCCCGGGACGCTGGTGTGGTATTTTTTGTCGGTGATGATATAGCCAGCTTCATCCACTGCCAGCTTGCCCTCAACGATCTGCGAATTGGGTGTGTGACCGATGAAGATGAACACCCCTTCGACCGGATAATCGTACAACTCGCCCGTTTTCAGATTCTTGACGGTCACCGATGACACCTTGGACGGCATGCCCTCCTCACCGGCAGTGGCGTTGACACTTTCCACTACATGGCTCCACAGCCAATCCATCTTGGGGTTATTGAAAGCCCGGTTCTGCATGATCTTGCCGGCCCGTAATTCGTCCCGGCGGTGAACAACCGTCACTTTGTCGGCGAACTTGGTCAGGAACAGGCCTTCTTCCATGGCGCTATCGCCACCACCAACCACGACGATATCCTTATTCCGGAAGAAGAATCCATCACAGGTGCCACAATAGCTGACGCCCAACCCGGTGTACTCTTCTTCACCAGGCACACCCAGGCGGCGGTGCGTAGCACCGGTGGAAACGATCACGGTCTCAGCTCGATACTCCTTATCGGTTGCCGTTCGAACAACAAAGGGGTGTTGGGAAAGATCGACCTCGCTCACCCAGTCGTACTCAATGCGAGCGCCGAACTTCTCCGCCTGCTTCTGAAAGCGTTCCACCAATTCGGGGCCAGAAAGGCCATCCGGAAAGCCGGGGTAATTCTCAACCTCCGTGGTGATGGCCACCTGTCCACCGATCTCGTTGCCGGTAAACACGATCGGATTCAGGTCCGCCCGCGCGGCATACAACGCAGCACTATACCCTGCCGGGCCACTGCCTATGATAATGACTTTCTCAACATTGTTATCGCCCATAAAATTGCTCTCCTTGTATTAGGACCTCCATGATCCTGCCGTCTTTCAGACGCGCCCACTGTGAATTCTCTTACCCTGTTCACGACGTTGGCACCTTGATTTTACCATATAGAATAGAATTGGAGTCGGAAGACACTAACCGCTGATTACGCAGATTTTCGCTGATTTCTTTTCGATGCGTTATCCCGCCTCCGGGTTACAGGCTGTTCTGCCTGCCACAAAAGCCATCCAGTCACCCTCCTGCTGGCGCTCGCATACGCTTAGCCCATGGTGTACCAGAGCGGAAACGACCGTATCCGACTGGTCTTCGATGATCCCGCTCAAAATCAGCTTTCCGTTCTCAGCCAGCAACTGCGCCAGGCCAGCGTCCAACAGCCCGACAATCACGCCAGCCAGGATGTTCACCACAATCACGGGCCATCCATCCACCCGCTCCAGCGGATCGGGCAACGACCCAACCCGCGCTGTGACCAGGTGGTCGACGCCATTGCGCCGGCAGTTTTCGAAAGTGGCGGTCACGGCGATCGGGTCAGTGTCCGTCGCCAGGATGCTGCTCGCGCCCAGGCGGGCAGCGCCGATTGACAGGATTCCCGAGCCACAGCCTACGTCTAACAGAGCGTCGCCCGGTTCAAGAGTACGTTCAAGGGCCGCCAAACAGAGCCGACTGCTGGGGTGCAGGCCCGTGCCGAAGGCCATGCCCGGATCGAGAATGATGGGCAGCAAGGGCTCCTGATCAGCGTCTGACTCAGGCAAGGGGTCGGCCTGCCAGGCGGGCAGGATCAGCAGTCTCTCGCCGACCCGCAGAGGTTTGTAGTGCTTCTGCCAGGCAGTCGCCCAATCCGCCTCCAGCAGTTTCCGTACCAGCGGCTCCTGCACAGGATAGATTCGGCCCAGAAAATAAACACCTCGCTCGATCTCGTGACACGTCGCCCAGCCGCTGTCGTCATCAGGCAGATAGGTCTTGACGGTCACCCGGGGATCGGTCAGTTGGCCGACCGAGTCGAATCCACCGATTTCCACGACCGTTTGGTTGTCATCGCCGCCTTGCGTTTTATTGTAACGATTGAAGAGCTCACTGACCGCTTCGGCCGCCTCTCCGTCACAGACCACGCTGATTTCGATCCAGTTCAAATCAAGTCCCCAGCGCGTCGCCAATGGCATCGGCAAGTTTGTCAAAGAAACCGCGATCGTCGCCCAGTTGCTCCGTTCCCAGGGAGTCGCCCAGCTTGTTGAGCAACTTCTTCTGATCCGAAGTCAGTTTAGTTGGAACAACGACCCGCAGCTTTATGAGCTGATCGCCGCGACGGTCCTTGCGCCGCAGATTGGGCACACCTTTCCCCTTCAAACGCAAAGTGCGTCCGAACTGAGACCCGGCCGGGATCGAAACCGTCTCCTTGCCCTCCAACGTCGGCACTTCCACCTCCGCACCCAGGGCAGCCTGGGCCATATTGATAGGTAACTCCATCAATATGTCGTTATCTCGTCTCTTGAAGATATCGTGTGGTTCGACGGTCAAAACTACATAGAGATTCCCGGGTGGTCCGTTGCTGACCCCTTGGTTTCCCTCGCCTGCCAGCCTTATTTGGGTACCATCGTCAACCCCTGGTGGAATGTTCACCGATAACGTCCGGGCCTTCTGGGCCTGCTTTTGGCCCTGGCATTCAGTGCAGGGCGTCGTAATGACCTCTCCTGTGCCATTGCAACGGGGACAGGTACTGGAAGTCAACACCGTGCCAAATATACTCTGTTGGCGTCGCTGAATCTCACCAGTGCCGCTGCATTGCGGACAGCGCAATGGACTGGTACCCGGTTCCGCCCCACTTCCGAAGCATCGATCACACGTCTCCGCCCGGGTGATTTCAACCTGTTTTTCGCAGCCAAACACCGCTTCCTCGAAGGTCAGGCTGATTCCGAGGCGCAAATCGGCGCCGCGCCGCGGGCCCCGTTGAGAAGCACGACCACCCATGCCTCCCATGCCCATCCCGGCAAAAAGATCCTCGAAAATGGAGCCGAAGTCGCCAAATCCACCGCCACCAAACCCTCCAAAACCTCCTTGAGTACCTGCATGCCCGAAACGGTCGTAGGCGGCCCGTTTGTCGGTGTTGCTCAACACCTCATAGGCTTCATTGATTTCCTTGAAGCGCGCCTCCGCGCCGGCGTCTCTGTTAACGTCCGGGTGAGATTCGCGCGCCAATCGGCGAAAAGATCGTTTAATTTCGTCGGCACTGGCACTGCGGGGCACGCCCAGCACCTCATAATAGTCTCTCTTTGCACTCATCTAGTCGTTTTCGCTTTCCTTGATCTTCAAATCGTTGTCTTCCCAGCCAATGATCCACGCGCACAGTCCTGCCAGCAGCACGGTCGCTGTTATCACCGCCAGCCACTGAGTCATAGAAAAGCCCACGTTCCAGGCGGCAATGATCAGGATGATCACCATGCCCAGCGCAAGCAACGCCCACAACGATATGGCCGGATGTTCCTGATAGAAACTTTCGATCGTGTTCATCTGTTCTCCACCGGGCCCTCAATATCGATGCGCAGCGCCGGGCCAGCGGTTGCCAGCAGGTTGTTCCAGGCCTGGTTAACCTGAGCGCGCACATTGGCAAAACTGCCGTTGTTTTCGATTACCACGTCGGCCAGAGCGATCTTTTCGGCCTGCGGTGCCTGGGCATCGATTCGTTGCAGCGCCTCTGCCTCGTGCAATCCGCGCCTTGTTACAAGGCGGCGGAGTTGGTTTTCCCTGGAAGCAGTCACAACCCAAATCGTGTCGCTAAGCCGAACACTCATGCCGGCCTCGAGCAACTTTATGGCCTCGATGACGACCACAGGCGACGGAGACGCGGCAACCAGCTGCTGCGTTCGCTCAAAGACGGCCGGATGCATGATCGCCTCCAGTCGCTGCAACGCGCCGGGATCAGAGAAAACGATCTGGCCCAGTGCCTGCCGGTCGATGGGCCCACCCTGGGGCGCCATCTCCTGGCCAAATTCCTCGACGACCTTGTGATAGGCAGGCTGTCCCGGTGCCATGGCAAGATGGGCCTCGCGATCCGCGTCGATCACGAACGCTCCCAGGTCGGCAAGCATTGCGGCAACAGTGCTCTTGCCTGTACCGATGTTGCCAGTGAGTCCAATCACCAGAGGCGCTTTTGTCATATCACACTAACCACCAAGCCCACTCCACTCTTCCAGGAGTTGCTGGAGGCGTTGATCCACCGCTTGATACTCCAGGCCCAGCTGTTGAACACGCGCTGTGTCTTGCTTCTCGCCTGCCCGATCAATCTCTGCACCCAGGGACTGCAGCCGCTCTTCCAGGGCCTCGATCAGATCTTCAAGCCGTTTTGCTTCGACCACCTGGCTTTCAGCCGCCTTGCGCTGGCGCCGAGTCTCGCGAGCCTGTTTTCGATATAGCTGGGAGTCGGTGAGCCTGGCACTTTGCGCGTCAGCCCCTTCTTCCAGTTGCTCATCTTCAGCCGCCTTTGCCGCCAGGTAGTCGCTATAATTGCCTTTGTAGACCCTCAGTGCCCCATCCTGGATCATCCACACCTGCGTGGCAACAGCATCGACCAAATAACGGTCGTGGGTTACCAAAAGCACGGTGCCTGGAAAATGATTCAACACCGCTTCAAGGATTTCCTGAGAGGTGATATCCAGGTGATTGGTTGGCTCATCCAGCAACAGGAGATTGGCACCCTCGAGCGTAAGCCGAGCCAACGCTACCCGGCTGCGCTGTCCGCCGCTCAACGTATCGATGGTCTGGAACACATCGTCGCCGCGAAACAGAAAGCGTCCCAGAAGGCCGCGGGCCTCACCATCCTTCAGGCGCGGGGCTTTCTCCAGAATGGCATCCAGCACCGTCATATCCGGCCTCAGACCGGCATGGGCCTGCGCCAGGTAGCCGGGCCGTACGCTGGATCCAACCCGAAGCTTGCCCGAAAAAGGTGACAACTGCCCCGTAATCGTCTTCAGGAAGGTGCTTTTGCCAGCGCCGTTGGGACCAAGCAAGGCTGCGCGCTCACCCCGCCGCAGTTCGATGTCCTCACTGCGAAACAAAAGGGTGTCCGCCGGCGCCGGCGGATCTTGAACGCCTATATACTCAAAACCACCCGAGACATCTTCGCGTTTCGGTGGCTGGCCGTCGAGATGGCGATAGCCGACGGCCAGGTCCTGCGAACGCAACACCAGATTGGCACTGCGCAGCCGCGACTCCATATGGATCCGAATCGATCGCTCATGCCGGGGGCGTTCCACCAATCCCCCCTCGCGAACCATACGCTCCAGGCGCGTGCGGCGCCCCTGGGCCTGCCGCGTCTTCTGTCCCGCGATATTGCGGCGAATAAAGTCTTCCTCTTTGGCAATGTGGGCCTGCTGCTGCTTCCATTCCCTGGACAGCCGTTCCCGTCGATCGGCGCGCTGTCGTACATAGTGGCTATAGTTGCCTCGATAGATCTCCATGCGCTGGTTGGCAAGGTCCCAGATACGGGTGGCCACCCGATCCAGGAAGTAACGATCATGGGAGACAACCACCATGCTGCCCTGCCACTGCAAAAGCACCCCTTCCAGCCATTCTGTTGCGGACAGATCCAGGTGGTTTGTCGGCTCATCCATCAGCAGTAGATCGGGTTGATTCAAGAGCAGCCTGGCCAGCAGCCCTCGGGTCCGTTGACCACCGCTCAGATGCGCCAACGGCATGTGGTGTTCGTCCGGACGAAAGCCCAAGCCGGTCAAAACCTGGCGCACTCGCAATTCCCATTGATAGCCACCGGCAGCCTCGAAACGTGCCTGGAGCGGCTCGTAAGTTGCCAACGCTTCCAGGTAGGTCTCGGGATCAGCCATCTGTTCCTCGAGCCCGTGCAGCCGGTCAGCCTGCCGTTTCAGGTGGTCGAATTCCTGGGACACATCTTGCCACAGAGTTCGCTCGCCGGGCAGAGGAGGGTCTTGTGGCAAGTAACCGATGGTCAGCCCTCTTATCCGGTGGACCTGTCCCTCGTCAGGCATATCGAGGCCGGCCAGGAGGCGCAACAGGGTTGTCTTTCCTTCACCGTTGGGGCCAACCAAGCCGATTCGATCCCCCTTCTCCACGCGCAAATCGACCCCCTGGAATACATCCAGCGGGCCGAAGCGTCTGCCCAAATTCCTGCCTGTAAGCACCGACATCGTCTTCTCACTGTCACCAATCGCCCGAATCCCTGGCCGACTCAAAGACGCACAATTTCCGATCATGCGCGACAAGCGCCAATGCACCGGAACCATGATCCCGTTTTGGGGTTGCTGCGTGACCGTGCAATTATACCACATGCCAGGACCGTGACCAACCTGAACAGGCGAATGACACCGCTTTGGACGATAGCCCCTCATCGTGTAAAATCTATTGCAATGCGTAGCTTTCTTCTCAATATCACATTATTGCTGATGGGTATCGCTGCCGTGGCTGCCATGGTCTGGCTGGTAGTGGGGCCGGAACCACCGACTCCCCAGAATCTTGCCCTTCTTCTGGTACTCATAATCCCGGCCGCGACCGGTCTATTGGCACCGTTTTTGGGTTGGCTCCATCGACGGATGCCGATCGGCGGAAGCCCTCCAACGACGACGGCAGCAATTCGCCAGGGTTTCCTGGTTGGCGTCGGCATGGCGCTGATGGGAGGTCTGCAGCTTGCCGGACTCCTGGATCCCACCCTGATCCTGGGTATCATGGCCTTGATTGTCCTGACAGAAGCCCTTCTCCAGAGCCGTAGCCGTTCATGACGACTCATGCGCCAAGCGATGATTTCCCCGTCCGCTGGCAGCATGATCTGGCCAACGGCCACCAGATTCGTGTCATGGTCCGCCCCAACGCCATCAATCTTCTGATCGACGAGGAACATCCCTCCTACACCTTTGACCCCCTGGGACGATTGCATGGCGCCTTTCAGGGTGGGTTCAACTATCGCCGCAGCCTGGACAATCGCACCCTGTGCAAGTGGCGCATACGAGTGGATAACCGCTGGATCCGGCAGCGACGATGGCTGGCGGAGCCGGAGAGTCGCGCACTGCTGAATTCCGCCCGCCAATGGGCCATACTGGCATCAGAGCAGTCTTCGAAGGCACCACCGGCAATCCAGGAGTCGCTGGAAAGGATTGCCGGCTGGAGTTGGGATCGCCTGCAGGAAAATCGGCAGAAATTTCAGCAGATATACACACCGATCGGCATCCTGCCACCTGACCAGTACCTGGCTCTCGTGGTTCAGGCAACCCATGGATGCACCCATAATGCCTGCACCTTCTGCACCTTCTATCAGGACATCCATTTCCGCACAAAGACGCCAGAGCAGTTTCGCCAACATGTCGCGGCGGTGATGGGCTTTTTCGGGCCTGCTGTGGCCATGCGACGGTCCATCTTCCTGGGCGACGCCAATGCGCTGGTACTGCCCATGGGCCGTCTGCTGGCTCTGTTGCAGGTCCTGGAGGAATCGCTCAAGGTTGAAGGCAGGGCGTCCCTCCCCATCTTCGCCTTCATGGATGCCTTCAACGTGCACCGAAAATCAAGGGCTGATTGGCAGGAATTGAAGGCGCGTGGACTCCGGCGGGTGACCATCGGCGTGGAAAGCGGCCATGATCCCCTGCTGCGCTGGCTGAACAAACCTGGCAGCGCAGCACAGATGCTGGATGCGGTGACCATGCTCAAGTCGGCAGGGCTGCAAGCCAGTGTCATCCTGATGCTCGGGGTTGGCGGTACCCGCTATGCTGATGCGCATGTGAAAGAGACGCTGGCCCTTCTCAATGCCATGCCACTGGCAGAACAAGACCTGATATACCTCTCCGATTTCGTGGAGATGCCAGGCTCCGCCTACGGTGATCTGGCTCGCCAGGTTGGCATTGTTCCGGCGACCTATGAAGAGCTACGCCGGCAGGAAGAGGCAATCAAATCGGGCTTCCTGCCAAGATGGTCCGACAGGGCGCCGCGCTTCGCACGGTACAGCGTTCAGGAATTCATTTATTGAGCAAAAAGGATCAGCGGAAATCTGCGCCGGAGGTCTGCGTTAATCAGCGGTTAAAAGAACAAAAACATGACCGCTGATAAACGCCGATAAACGCTGATCAATCCAAGAAAAGATCAGCACGCTAGGGCGTGTTGACATTTCATTTTTCAGGCGGATCCAGTGTGATTTCGTCTCAAGATGTCGAAAATTTGCACTAAATGGTCGACCAATGTTTCCAATTCAGCCGTTTCGGCTTCAATTTCGGCCATTTTGTTCGTCATTTGACGACTGTCCACCAAATGTCAACAGAACCTAGCAAGCGGTGCGTGACGTCAGCAGACGGTGCGTGAGCTAGCTAGGCGGTGCGTGAGCTAGAAGATCGGTGCTGATCTGCGCCGAAGGTCTGCTTAATCAGCGACCCATTGCCACTGGTGAAGATACCCGCAAGGTTGCTTGACAAATCGCCAAAATTTGTCTATAATTCGCGCGCTTCCTTAACCTGTAGCCGCGTTTCCAGCCTCTTCTCTCTTTTTCTACCACATAGCATCCCCGAGAGAGTGTCGGTTTCGTCTGGCTCTTCCGGCCTTTGGTGCTGCCACCGCTTCACCAGGGGCGTTCCACCGGTACTCGCTTGATCCCCCATCGTTGTGGGCTTCCAGGTGCTCTGCCAACGGCTTGACCCTCAAGCCATGTCTAAGACACCGCTCAGCAGCCCTTGTTTGCCGAGTGGTACGATTTTCCAATCTTTATTTCTCGTCAAAAGGAGGACGAAAACCATGAAGAGGCTTCTACTTCTTCTCAGCATCCTGCTCATTGCCAGCATGGTGCTGACCGCATGCCCGTCTGGTGAGGAACCTGCCCCGGCAGGACCGGCGGAGGAACCGGCTGAAGAACCTGCGGCGGAGCC includes:
- a CDS encoding DUF4446 family protein — protein: MNPWLDLYAPVIAIAAGVAALLALIWSFTLSRRLRTLEQSYDSLVQGTEGGNLEQVLNAHLDNVRAAVERSSNAWETATRVERAGRGHVQHVAVVRYNPFDRTGGDQSFVLAMIDEDGNGAVVNSLHARDGTRIYAKPLVDWDSTYMLTDEERDAIARARG
- a CDS encoding ribose-phosphate pyrophosphokinase, translated to MPDYPLRIFSGTANRALAEEIARILKQDSLGNCTTTHLPDSEIHVKLDELVRGDDVFLIQPCPEPVNDHLMELLLYLDAFRRASVHSVTVVVPYFPYARQERMAMGREAISARVVARMMQELGAGRVVYVDIHAEAIQGFFDIPVDPLSARKVLASHFRDDPRFENAVVVSPDVGRAKLAGRFAELLRLPLALMHKRRQGFDQVRTTHVVGDIKDKIPIVLDDVIAGGSVLTQLEGLLDAGARPEMYLAITHPVLLPSALEHLDRLDYIKQLVVTNTIHVPPNKRHAKVVVKSVAPLLAETIYRIWSRRSISPLLQRPQDERVPPLLRIAQESLEDHEMMERFEGENSLESMA
- the rdgB gene encoding RdgB/HAM1 family non-canonical purine NTP pyrophosphatase, which produces MPDTKLLIATHNQGKVREYRSLLADLQLEVTYLDAEGITLDVKETGETFEENAVMKAQVYAEASGLLTWADDSGLEVDALAGAPGVRSARYGAPAARSDKDRWQLLLKRMAPVPDDARAARFQCVVALATPQGAVRTTSGVCEGRIGRAPRGDHGFGYDPVFLVADTDFQLTMAELQPDHKNRISHRGHAAQAAKQVLVELIDSEKASSGW
- the trxB gene encoding thioredoxin-disulfide reductase, encoding MGDNNVEKVIIIGSGPAGYSAALYAARADLNPIVFTGNEIGGQVAITTEVENYPGFPDGLSGPELVERFQKQAEKFGARIEYDWVSEVDLSQHPFVVRTATDKEYRAETVIVSTGATHRRLGVPGEEEYTGLGVSYCGTCDGFFFRNKDIVVVGGGDSAMEEGLFLTKFADKVTVVHRRDELRAGKIMQNRAFNNPKMDWLWSHVVESVNATAGEEGMPSKVSSVTVKNLKTGELYDYPVEGVFIFIGHTPNSQIVEGKLAVDEAGYIITDKKYHTSVPGVFAAGEVQDSVFRQVVTSAGQGAGAAMQAERFLAELEDTSYDELAEQEKQSELVPA
- the prmA gene encoding 50S ribosomal protein L11 methyltransferase; the encoded protein is MNWIEISVVCDGEAAEAVSELFNRYNKTQGGDDNQTVVEIGGFDSVGQLTDPRVTVKTYLPDDDSGWATCHEIERGVYFLGRIYPVQEPLVRKLLEADWATAWQKHYKPLRVGERLLILPAWQADPLPESDADQEPLLPIILDPGMAFGTGLHPSSRLCLAALERTLEPGDALLDVGCGSGILSIGAARLGASSILATDTDPIAVTATFENCRRNGVDHLVTARVGSLPDPLERVDGWPVIVVNILAGVIVGLLDAGLAQLLAENGKLILSGIIEDQSDTVVSALVHHGLSVCERQQEGDWMAFVAGRTACNPEAG
- the dnaJ gene encoding molecular chaperone DnaJ, whose protein sequence is MSAKRDYYEVLGVPRSASADEIKRSFRRLARESHPDVNRDAGAEARFKEINEAYEVLSNTDKRAAYDRFGHAGTQGGFGGFGGGGFGDFGSIFEDLFAGMGMGGMGGRASQRGPRRGADLRLGISLTFEEAVFGCEKQVEITRAETCDRCFGSGAEPGTSPLRCPQCSGTGEIQRRQQSIFGTVLTSSTCPRCNGTGEVITTPCTECQGQKQAQKARTLSVNIPPGVDDGTQIRLAGEGNQGVSNGPPGNLYVVLTVEPHDIFKRRDNDILMELPINMAQAALGAEVEVPTLEGKETVSIPAGSQFGRTLRLKGKGVPNLRRKDRRGDQLIKLRVVVPTKLTSDQKKLLNKLGDSLGTEQLGDDRGFFDKLADAIGDALGT
- the coaE gene encoding dephospho-CoA kinase (Dephospho-CoA kinase (CoaE) performs the final step in coenzyme A biosynthesis.), which gives rise to MTKAPLVIGLTGNIGTGKSTVAAMLADLGAFVIDADREAHLAMAPGQPAYHKVVEEFGQEMAPQGGPIDRQALGQIVFSDPGALQRLEAIMHPAVFERTQQLVAASPSPVVVIEAIKLLEAGMSVRLSDTIWVVTASRENQLRRLVTRRGLHEAEALQRIDAQAPQAEKIALADVVIENNGSFANVRAQVNQAWNNLLATAGPALRIDIEGPVENR
- a CDS encoding ABC-F family ATP-binding cassette domain-containing protein translates to MSVLTGRNLGRRFGPLDVFQGVDLRVEKGDRIGLVGPNGEGKTTLLRLLAGLDMPDEGQVHRIRGLTIGYLPQDPPLPGERTLWQDVSQEFDHLKRQADRLHGLEEQMADPETYLEALATYEPLQARFEAAGGYQWELRVRQVLTGLGFRPDEHHMPLAHLSGGQRTRGLLARLLLNQPDLLLMDEPTNHLDLSATEWLEGVLLQWQGSMVVVSHDRYFLDRVATRIWDLANQRMEIYRGNYSHYVRQRADRRERLSREWKQQQAHIAKEEDFIRRNIAGQKTRQAQGRRTRLERMVREGGLVERPRHERSIRIHMESRLRSANLVLRSQDLAVGYRHLDGQPPKREDVSGGFEYIGVQDPPAPADTLLFRSEDIELRRGERAALLGPNGAGKSTFLKTITGQLSPFSGKLRVGSSVRPGYLAQAHAGLRPDMTVLDAILEKAPRLKDGEARGLLGRFLFRGDDVFQTIDTLSGGQRSRVALARLTLEGANLLLLDEPTNHLDITSQEILEAVLNHFPGTVLLVTHDRYLVDAVATQVWMIQDGALRVYKGNYSDYLAAKAAEDEQLEEGADAQSARLTDSQLYRKQARETRRQRKAAESQVVEAKRLEDLIEALEERLQSLGAEIDRAGEKQDTARVQQLGLEYQAVDQRLQQLLEEWSGLGG
- a CDS encoding radical SAM protein; translation: MTTHAPSDDFPVRWQHDLANGHQIRVMVRPNAINLLIDEEHPSYTFDPLGRLHGAFQGGFNYRRSLDNRTLCKWRIRVDNRWIRQRRWLAEPESRALLNSARQWAILASEQSSKAPPAIQESLERIAGWSWDRLQENRQKFQQIYTPIGILPPDQYLALVVQATHGCTHNACTFCTFYQDIHFRTKTPEQFRQHVAAVMGFFGPAVAMRRSIFLGDANALVLPMGRLLALLQVLEESLKVEGRASLPIFAFMDAFNVHRKSRADWQELKARGLRRVTIGVESGHDPLLRWLNKPGSAAQMLDAVTMLKSAGLQASVILMLGVGGTRYADAHVKETLALLNAMPLAEQDLIYLSDFVEMPGSAYGDLARQVGIVPATYEELRRQEEAIKSGFLPRWSDRAPRFARYSVQEFIY